A genomic region of Mycobacterium senriense contains the following coding sequences:
- a CDS encoding thiolase family protein — translation MGLRGEAAIVGYVELPPERMTKASPAPFAIEQWAELGAAALDDAGLPFEVVNGIVASHLAESEIFVPSTIAEYLGVGARFAEHVDLGGASAAAMVWRAAAAVELGICDAVLCALPARYITPMSPKKPRSLGDALYFGSSSNQYGSPQAEFEIPYGNLGQNGPYGQVAQRYAAVYGYDERAMAKLVVDTRVNANHTDGAIWKDKPLTIDDVLASPVIADPLHMLEIVMPCVGGAAIVVASADVAKRSRNRPVWIKGFGEHVPFKTPTYAEDLLNTPIAAAADTAFAMTDLTRDQMDMVSIYDCYTITVLLSLEDAGFCEKGTGMEFVANHDLTFRGDFPLNTAGGQLGFGQAGLAGGMHHVCDATRQIMGRAGAAQITDCNRAFVSGNGGILSEQTTLILQGD, via the coding sequence ATGGGTTTACGCGGAGAGGCCGCGATCGTCGGATACGTCGAACTGCCGCCGGAACGCATGACCAAGGCGTCGCCCGCGCCGTTCGCCATCGAACAATGGGCGGAACTCGGCGCCGCCGCGCTGGACGATGCGGGTCTGCCCTTCGAGGTCGTCAACGGGATCGTCGCGTCACACCTGGCCGAGTCGGAGATCTTCGTCCCCTCCACGATCGCCGAATACCTGGGCGTGGGAGCACGATTCGCCGAGCACGTCGACCTCGGCGGGGCCAGCGCCGCCGCCATGGTGTGGCGGGCCGCCGCCGCCGTCGAACTCGGCATCTGCGACGCGGTGCTGTGCGCGCTGCCCGCCCGCTACATCACCCCGATGTCGCCGAAGAAGCCCAGATCGCTGGGCGACGCGTTGTACTTCGGTTCGTCGAGCAACCAATACGGCTCGCCGCAAGCCGAATTCGAAATTCCCTACGGCAACCTCGGCCAGAACGGCCCCTACGGCCAGGTGGCCCAGCGCTACGCGGCGGTCTATGGCTACGACGAGCGGGCCATGGCCAAGCTCGTCGTCGACACCCGGGTCAACGCCAATCACACCGACGGCGCGATCTGGAAAGACAAGCCGCTCACCATCGACGACGTTCTGGCCAGCCCGGTGATCGCCGACCCGCTGCACATGCTGGAGATCGTCATGCCCTGCGTCGGCGGCGCGGCGATCGTCGTCGCCAGCGCGGACGTCGCCAAGCGGTCGCGCAATCGTCCGGTGTGGATCAAGGGATTCGGCGAGCACGTGCCGTTCAAGACCCCGACGTATGCCGAGGATCTGCTCAACACCCCCATCGCCGCCGCGGCCGACACCGCGTTCGCGATGACCGATCTGACTCGTGACCAGATGGACATGGTCTCGATCTATGACTGCTACACCATCACGGTGCTGCTCTCGCTGGAGGACGCCGGTTTCTGCGAGAAGGGCACGGGCATGGAATTCGTCGCGAACCATGACCTGACCTTCCGCGGCGACTTCCCGCTGAACACGGCCGGCGGCCAATTGGGCTTCGGCCAAGCGGGTTTGGCCGGCGGAATGCACCACGTCTGCGACGCCACCCGCCAGATCATGGGCCGCGCGGGCGCCGCGCAGATTACCGACTGCAACCGTGCCTTCGTGTCCGGCAACGGCGGCATCCTGTCCGAGCAGACCACCCTGATTCTGCAAGGGGACTGA
- a CDS encoding acyl-CoA dehydrogenase, producing the protein MTLGLSPEQQELSDAVAQFAARNAPIATTRESFDDLAAGRVPAWWDALVANGFHAVHLPEDLGGQGGGPIDAACVLESAGKSLLPGPLLPTVTAGAVALLAEPTLPAESFLRDLASGATAATVLPDDNLSARFDGGRWLVTGASQVTQGVCAARTILLGAHSEDGDVVWLLVKPENPAATVEPITGTDLVADAGILRLDDYRATESEVLRGIDPDRAGCVAVGLVASTLAGVAQWCVEAVTAHLRIREQFGKVIGTFQALQHNAAMLLVNSELATAAAWDAVRAVDESLDQHRLAAAGAATIAVSPIPDLVLDALTMLGAIGFTWEHDVHLYWRRAISLAGSIGPANRWARRLGELACTQTRDMSVNLGDAESEFRSWVAETLDAAMQLRNDKPAPHGDYADQASGPQRTLIADAGLMAPHWPAPWGVGADPLKQLIIDEEFAKRPGLVRPSLNIAEWILPSVMAAAPKDLQEKLIPPTQRGEIHWCQLFSEPGAGSDLASLATRATKVDGGWRVNGHKIWTSLAQYADLGALLARTDPEAGKHRGIGYFILDMRSPGIEIQPIKTATGQAHFNEVFLNDVFVPDEMLLGGPTDGWNLAIATMAEERSAISGYVKFDRAIALRRLAARPGPDRDDAVRELGELDAYTNAIKALGVRETIRLLDGQASGPASSIAKVAMNVLLRRTFQATLQLTGRVAMVDDPDAGVVEPYLHLPAELIGGGTREIQLNIIAQMILGLPRK; encoded by the coding sequence GTGACCCTGGGACTGAGTCCGGAGCAGCAGGAGCTCAGCGACGCCGTAGCGCAGTTCGCCGCCCGCAATGCTCCCATTGCCACGACGCGTGAGAGCTTCGACGACCTCGCGGCCGGACGCGTACCCGCGTGGTGGGATGCGCTGGTCGCCAACGGTTTCCACGCCGTACATCTGCCCGAGGACCTCGGTGGCCAGGGCGGAGGGCCGATCGACGCCGCCTGCGTGCTGGAATCGGCGGGCAAGTCGCTGCTGCCCGGACCGCTGCTGCCGACAGTGACCGCCGGAGCCGTCGCACTCCTCGCTGAACCGACGCTGCCCGCAGAATCATTCCTGCGTGACCTGGCGTCCGGCGCCACCGCGGCGACCGTGCTTCCCGACGACAACCTTTCTGCGCGCTTCGACGGCGGGCGGTGGCTGGTCACCGGCGCCTCGCAGGTCACGCAGGGAGTGTGTGCGGCGCGCACGATCCTGCTCGGCGCCCACAGCGAAGACGGCGACGTCGTCTGGCTGCTGGTGAAACCCGAAAACCCCGCGGCCACAGTCGAACCCATAACCGGCACCGACCTCGTCGCCGATGCCGGGATCCTACGACTCGACGACTACCGCGCGACCGAGTCGGAGGTCCTGCGCGGCATCGACCCCGACCGCGCGGGGTGCGTCGCCGTGGGTCTGGTGGCCAGCACGCTGGCCGGCGTCGCGCAGTGGTGCGTCGAGGCAGTCACCGCGCATCTACGCATCCGAGAACAATTCGGCAAGGTGATCGGAACCTTTCAGGCATTGCAACACAACGCCGCCATGCTGTTGGTCAACAGCGAACTGGCCACCGCGGCGGCCTGGGACGCGGTCCGCGCCGTCGACGAATCGCTCGACCAGCACCGCCTCGCGGCCGCCGGGGCGGCGACGATCGCGGTCTCGCCGATCCCTGATCTGGTGCTCGACGCCCTGACGATGCTCGGGGCGATCGGTTTCACCTGGGAACATGACGTACACCTGTACTGGCGGCGGGCCATCAGCCTGGCGGGATCGATAGGTCCGGCGAATCGCTGGGCGCGGCGGCTGGGCGAGCTCGCGTGCACGCAGACGCGCGACATGTCGGTCAATCTCGGCGACGCGGAATCGGAATTCCGTTCCTGGGTCGCCGAGACCCTGGATGCGGCAATGCAATTGCGCAACGACAAACCCGCACCGCACGGCGACTACGCGGACCAGGCCTCCGGGCCGCAACGCACGTTGATCGCCGACGCCGGTCTGATGGCGCCGCACTGGCCGGCACCCTGGGGCGTCGGGGCGGATCCATTGAAACAGCTCATCATCGACGAGGAGTTCGCCAAGCGGCCCGGGCTGGTTCGGCCGTCGCTGAACATCGCCGAGTGGATCCTGCCCTCGGTGATGGCCGCCGCACCAAAAGACCTGCAGGAGAAATTGATTCCGCCGACCCAACGCGGCGAGATTCATTGGTGCCAGCTGTTCAGCGAGCCGGGCGCCGGCTCCGACCTCGCGTCGCTGGCCACCCGGGCGACCAAGGTCGACGGCGGTTGGCGGGTCAACGGCCACAAAATCTGGACGTCGTTGGCGCAGTATGCCGACCTGGGTGCACTGCTGGCCCGCACCGACCCCGAAGCCGGCAAGCACCGCGGCATCGGGTACTTCATCCTCGACATGCGATCGCCTGGCATCGAAATCCAGCCGATCAAGACGGCGACCGGGCAGGCGCACTTCAATGAGGTGTTCCTCAACGACGTCTTCGTTCCCGACGAGATGCTGCTGGGCGGCCCGACCGACGGATGGAACCTCGCGATCGCGACGATGGCCGAAGAGCGTTCAGCCATCAGCGGATACGTCAAGTTCGACCGGGCTATCGCGTTGCGCCGGCTCGCAGCTCGACCCGGGCCCGACCGTGACGACGCCGTGCGTGAGCTCGGCGAGCTGGACGCCTACACCAACGCGATCAAGGCGCTCGGGGTGCGGGAGACCATCCGGCTGCTCGACGGGCAGGCGTCGGGTCCGGCGTCCAGCATCGCGAAGGTCGCGATGAATGTGTTGCTGCGCCGGACCTTCCAGGCCACACTGCAGTTGACCGGGCGGGTCGCGATGGTCGACGATCCCGACGCAGGGGTCGTGGAACCCTATCTGCATCTACCGGCCGAGCTGATCGGCGGGGGGACGAGGGAGATCCAGCTCAACATCATCGCGCAGATGATTCTCGGCCTGCCCCGGAAATAA
- a CDS encoding TetR/AcrR family transcriptional regulator, which produces MPTDPSGVNAPAGSPRRRSERSRTAIVTATRELLLERGFDGLTIEAVAARAGVGKQTIYRWWPTRPALVADVMLEDADKLLSSVNHGDNLSTDLVGWVGKLFARLTTPRGSAMLRILTVACMEHEDTAVKLRAGFSAPLHDRVRARLLADGIDEATAESAADAIVGGVVYPILSGAQAYSRRRAERTTRLIVAALTGS; this is translated from the coding sequence ATGCCAACCGATCCGAGCGGGGTGAACGCGCCGGCGGGCTCGCCGAGGAGACGCAGCGAGAGGTCCCGCACGGCGATCGTCACCGCGACGCGCGAACTGCTGCTCGAGCGCGGGTTCGACGGGCTGACCATCGAGGCCGTCGCCGCGCGCGCCGGCGTGGGCAAGCAGACCATCTATCGCTGGTGGCCCACCCGCCCCGCGCTGGTAGCCGACGTCATGCTCGAAGACGCCGACAAGCTGCTCTCGTCGGTCAACCACGGCGACAACCTCAGCACCGACCTGGTCGGCTGGGTGGGCAAGCTGTTCGCCAGGCTGACAACGCCGCGGGGTTCGGCCATGCTGCGAATCCTGACCGTCGCCTGCATGGAACACGAGGACACCGCCGTCAAGCTGCGCGCCGGTTTCAGTGCGCCCCTGCATGACAGGGTGCGGGCCCGGCTGCTGGCCGACGGCATCGACGAGGCCACCGCCGAGTCGGCTGCGGACGCGATCGTCGGCGGGGTGGTGTACCCGATCCTGTCGGGCGCACAGGCCTACTCGCGTCGGCGGGCCGAACGGACCACCCGGCTCATCGTGGCAGCGCTCACCGGAAGCTGA
- a CDS encoding DUF190 domain-containing protein, translating to MDDCLKLTTYLAERRRTGDSFVSDVLLGLYAQHRIACGVLLRGIGGFGTGHYLRTDESLTLSEDPPVAIIAVDTRAKIEALLDPVLSVKQRGLVTLERARLLHEHIGTPQLPEDLRDAVKLTIYVGRKQRVNGSPAYIALCDLMHRRGLAGATVLLGVDGVAHGERQRANFFGRNADVPMVIVVVGSGERISRVLPELGELVRRPLFTLERVRVCKRDGQFLERPHALPGVDERGLPLFQQLTIYTSESAHHGGVPIHRAIAQRLRQAKSADGATVLRGVWGFHGDHPPHGDGLFSLTRRVPVVTIVIDTPANIAQSFAIIDELTQDEGLVTSEMVPALVSDEGDGDTGPPRMAQHRY from the coding sequence ATGGACGATTGCCTGAAGCTCACCACCTATTTGGCCGAGCGTAGGCGGACCGGGGACAGCTTCGTCTCCGATGTCCTGCTCGGCTTGTACGCACAGCACCGCATCGCGTGTGGCGTCCTGCTGCGCGGCATCGGCGGGTTCGGCACCGGTCATTATCTGCGTACCGACGAGTCCCTGACGTTGTCCGAGGACCCGCCGGTGGCGATCATCGCGGTCGACACGCGAGCGAAGATCGAGGCCCTGCTCGACCCGGTGCTGTCCGTCAAGCAGCGTGGTCTGGTCACCCTGGAGCGCGCCCGGCTGCTCCACGAGCACATCGGGACGCCACAGCTGCCCGAAGATCTGCGCGACGCCGTCAAGCTGACGATCTACGTCGGCCGCAAGCAACGCGTCAACGGCTCACCCGCCTACATCGCGCTCTGCGATCTGATGCACCGGCGTGGCCTCGCCGGCGCCACGGTGCTGCTCGGGGTGGACGGCGTCGCACACGGAGAACGCCAGCGCGCCAACTTCTTTGGGCGCAATGCCGACGTCCCGATGGTGATCGTCGTCGTCGGATCCGGTGAGCGGATCAGTCGCGTGCTCCCGGAACTCGGCGAGCTGGTGCGCAGGCCCCTGTTCACCCTCGAGCGGGTTCGGGTGTGCAAGCGCGACGGCCAGTTCTTGGAGCGGCCGCACGCCCTGCCCGGCGTCGACGAGCGCGGCTTGCCGCTGTTCCAGCAGCTGACGATCTACACCTCCGAGTCGGCCCACCACGGCGGTGTGCCGATCCACCGCGCAATCGCCCAGCGGCTGCGCCAGGCCAAGTCCGCGGACGGCGCGACCGTGCTGCGCGGCGTCTGGGGTTTTCACGGCGACCACCCGCCCCACGGTGACGGCTTGTTCTCGCTGACCCGTCGGGTGCCCGTCGTCACCATCGTGATCGACACCCCGGCCAACATCGCCCAATCCTTCGCCATCATCGACGAATTGACCCAAGACGAGGGCCTGGTGACCAGCGAGATGGTGCCCGCTCTGGTGTCCGACGAAGGCGACGGCGACACCGGGCCACCGCGCATGGCCCAGCACCGCTACTAG
- a CDS encoding fructose bisphosphate aldolase yields the protein MSNQQQAERMTSGKGFIAALDQSGGSTPKALRLYGIEDNAYSSEKEMFDLIHQMRSRIITSPAFTGDRVLAAILFEQTMDREIAGKPSTTYLWETKGVVPFLKIDKGLADTSDDVQLMKPIPGLDELLDRAANLGVFGTKERSVIGGANPKGIAAVVAQQFELGHQVLSHGLVPIIEPEVTISISDKAEAEGILRDEITKQLDAVPEGERVMLKLSLPSEVNFYRPLIEHPKVMRVVALSGGYSREEANDLLAKNTGLIASFSRALTEGLTADQSDEQFNATLDKAIQSIYDASVAG from the coding sequence ATGTCGAACCAGCAGCAAGCGGAACGGATGACGTCGGGCAAGGGATTCATCGCGGCCCTCGACCAGAGCGGCGGTTCGACGCCCAAGGCGCTGCGCCTGTACGGCATCGAGGACAACGCGTACTCCTCCGAGAAGGAGATGTTCGACCTAATTCACCAGATGCGCTCGCGGATCATCACGTCCCCGGCCTTCACCGGTGACCGCGTGCTGGCGGCGATCCTGTTCGAGCAGACCATGGACCGCGAGATCGCGGGCAAGCCGTCGACCACCTACCTGTGGGAGACCAAGGGTGTGGTGCCCTTCCTCAAGATCGACAAGGGCCTGGCCGACACGTCCGACGACGTCCAGCTGATGAAGCCCATCCCCGGCCTCGACGAGCTGCTGGACCGCGCCGCAAATCTGGGTGTCTTCGGCACCAAGGAGCGATCGGTGATCGGCGGCGCCAACCCCAAGGGCATCGCCGCCGTCGTCGCGCAGCAGTTCGAGCTGGGTCACCAGGTCCTCTCGCACGGTCTGGTGCCCATCATCGAGCCCGAGGTCACCATCTCGATTTCGGACAAGGCCGAGGCCGAGGGCATCCTGCGCGACGAGATCACCAAGCAGCTCGACGCCGTCCCCGAGGGCGAGCGCGTCATGCTCAAGCTGAGCCTGCCCTCCGAGGTCAACTTCTACCGCCCCCTGATCGAGCACCCGAAGGTGATGCGGGTGGTCGCTCTTTCCGGCGGCTACTCCCGCGAGGAGGCCAACGACCTGCTGGCCAAGAACACCGGGTTGATCGCCAGCTTCAGCCGGGCGCTGACCGAGGGGCTGACCGCCGACCAGTCCGACGAGCAGTTCAACGCCACCCTGGACAAGGCGATCCAGTCGATCTACGACGCCTCCGTCGCCGGCTGA
- a CDS encoding cytochrome b: protein MAPMVIAQLLIGVTMVAALSYYPLLLAIHRPLGLLILVFAVIRLANRLTHRPPAFLATMSKAERRIATWSEYLLYGLLLVQPLIGWAMLSAARFPIVLTGSLHLPGIAPHDLDMYGVLRECHNVFALLLFLAFTAHVTAVLFHTLVLRDRLLDRMALWRTKAGAGQPDRG, encoded by the coding sequence ATGGCGCCGATGGTCATTGCGCAGCTGCTGATCGGCGTGACCATGGTCGCCGCGCTCAGCTACTACCCGCTGCTGCTGGCGATCCATCGGCCACTGGGGCTTTTGATCTTGGTATTCGCTGTCATCCGGTTGGCGAACCGGCTCACCCACCGGCCGCCGGCCTTCCTGGCCACCATGAGCAAAGCCGAACGCCGCATCGCGACATGGTCGGAATACCTGCTGTACGGCCTGCTGCTGGTGCAGCCGCTGATCGGGTGGGCCATGCTGTCGGCGGCCCGGTTCCCGATCGTTCTGACGGGGTCGCTTCACCTGCCGGGCATCGCGCCACACGACCTCGACATGTACGGGGTACTCCGGGAGTGCCACAACGTCTTCGCGCTCCTGCTCTTCCTCGCGTTTACCGCCCATGTGACGGCGGTACTCTTTCACACGCTCGTCTTGCGTGACCGGCTGCTGGACCGCATGGCGCTATGGCGCACCAAGGCCGGCGCCGGCCAGCCAGACCGGGGCTGA
- a CDS encoding catalase family peroxidase, producing the protein MGPGDRGGEQDGGERFDDPPEPAPPPSQSGALNRRSALLGMGAVAGFAAVDVGGFAYAGGWLRPGALTPPRFTDRFEHVYGRHDGFRRNHAKGLSATGTFVSTGAAAAICRAAVFRRGSVPLIGRFSLSGGLPDQPDKLDTVRGLGLLFDGPDGRQWRTAMINIPVFPDSTPQGFYDRLLASKPLPATGKPDPQQMAAFLQRHPETAAAMRIIKQAPPSGGFADSAFHGLNAFQFTNDAGATVPVRWSAIPQQGTEVTAPPAKDYLFDGLIRTLAHTPLSWRLVLTVGEPGDPTHDATKPWPAGRRTIDAGTITISAVQTEEPGNARDVNFDPLVLPDGIAASDDPLLAARSAVYARSFTRRAEEPKTASAVDVQAVLQ; encoded by the coding sequence GTGGGACCCGGTGATCGCGGTGGCGAACAAGACGGTGGAGAGCGGTTTGACGACCCCCCGGAGCCCGCGCCACCGCCCTCGCAATCCGGCGCGCTGAACCGGCGCAGCGCACTGCTGGGCATGGGCGCGGTCGCCGGATTCGCCGCGGTCGACGTCGGTGGCTTCGCTTATGCCGGGGGCTGGTTGCGGCCCGGCGCGCTGACTCCGCCCCGGTTCACCGACCGCTTCGAGCACGTCTACGGCCGTCACGATGGTTTCCGGCGCAATCACGCCAAGGGCCTGAGCGCCACCGGAACGTTCGTCAGCACCGGGGCGGCGGCGGCGATCTGCCGGGCCGCGGTCTTCCGGCGCGGCAGTGTTCCGCTGATCGGCCGGTTCTCGCTGTCCGGTGGGCTGCCCGACCAGCCCGACAAACTCGACACCGTGCGCGGGCTGGGCCTGCTGTTCGACGGACCCGACGGCCGGCAGTGGCGCACCGCGATGATCAACATCCCGGTCTTCCCCGACAGCACGCCCCAAGGGTTCTACGACCGATTACTCGCATCGAAGCCGCTACCCGCCACGGGCAAACCCGACCCACAGCAGATGGCCGCGTTCCTGCAACGCCATCCCGAGACCGCCGCGGCGATGCGCATCATCAAGCAGGCCCCGCCGAGCGGGGGATTCGCCGACAGCGCGTTTCACGGCCTGAACGCCTTCCAGTTCACCAACGACGCCGGCGCGACGGTGCCGGTGCGCTGGTCGGCGATTCCCCAGCAAGGCACCGAGGTCACGGCCCCGCCGGCCAAGGACTACCTGTTCGACGGCCTCATCCGCACGCTGGCACACACGCCGCTGAGCTGGCGGCTGGTGCTTACCGTCGGTGAGCCGGGCGATCCGACCCACGACGCCACCAAACCCTGGCCGGCGGGGCGGCGGACGATCGACGCCGGCACCATCACCATCTCCGCGGTCCAGACGGAGGAGCCTGGCAACGCGCGCGACGTCAACTTCGATCCCCTGGTGCTGCCCGACGGCATCGCGGCCTCCGACGACCCGCTGCTCGCGGCGAGGTCGGCGGTGTACGCCCGTTCATTCACCCGTCGCGCCGAGGAGCCCAAAACGGCCAGCGCTGTCGACGTCCAAGCGGTCCTGCAGTGA
- a CDS encoding STAS domain-containing protein, with product MGEQSGDIVDPTAFEVGKHQVDQAVVLTVSGEVDMLSSPLLADAIQTALATKPAALIVDLSKVGFLASAGMTVLVTTQSEIEPPTQFAVVANGSATSRPIKLMGIDSVLSLYSSLDGALSGLAGE from the coding sequence ATGGGCGAACAATCCGGCGACATCGTCGATCCAACCGCTTTTGAAGTGGGCAAACACCAGGTAGATCAGGCGGTCGTGCTGACCGTCTCCGGCGAAGTCGACATGCTCAGCTCACCGCTGCTGGCCGATGCCATTCAAACCGCGCTGGCCACCAAGCCCGCGGCGCTGATCGTTGATCTGTCCAAGGTCGGTTTCCTGGCCTCGGCCGGGATGACCGTCCTGGTCACCACGCAGTCGGAGATTGAGCCGCCGACGCAGTTCGCCGTGGTTGCCAACGGGTCGGCCACTAGCCGGCCGATCAAACTCATGGGAATCGACAGCGTGCTCTCGCTCTACAGCAGCCTCGACGGTGCGCTGAGCGGTCTCGCTGGTGAGTGA
- a CDS encoding ATP-binding protein: protein MPNIDDRSRFVRTRVAADARSAARTRAEFGMWLGRYFSLDDDRFNDLLLAVNEAIANAAEFAYVDAAERGTVDVRAAYDGDSDTLAVIVDDRGRWRQKKPVQYRQQMRGRGIPLMEALADDVAIDRTAQGTRVTLTWSHITRPSFKA from the coding sequence GTGCCGAACATCGATGACCGATCCCGCTTCGTGCGGACGCGAGTGGCCGCCGACGCGCGCAGCGCTGCGCGGACCCGTGCCGAATTCGGGATGTGGCTCGGACGGTATTTCTCGCTTGACGACGACCGCTTCAACGACCTGCTGCTGGCGGTGAACGAGGCGATCGCCAATGCCGCGGAATTCGCCTACGTCGACGCCGCGGAGCGCGGGACGGTCGACGTGCGAGCGGCCTACGACGGCGACTCGGACACCCTGGCGGTGATCGTCGACGACCGCGGCCGGTGGCGGCAGAAGAAGCCGGTCCAGTACCGGCAGCAGATGCGCGGCCGCGGCATCCCGCTGATGGAGGCGCTCGCCGACGACGTTGCCATCGACCGCACGGCGCAGGGCACCCGCGTCACGTTGACCTGGAGCCACATCACGCGGCCCAGCTTCAAGGCCTGA
- a CDS encoding TetR/AcrR family transcriptional regulator yields MEPSRRWGDDRAILDDEEARSRILDAAGRCIVRRGNTQFRMGEVADEAGVSRSTVYRYFPGRDDVLLGLMLARVDDAISELVRTLPAPDDPVRSVPELVLARVESVNGNALNEALFAAESTAVASALEKGSEPIVELLMRHYGPLLTRWKAAGLLYPDVDFRSIVQWLHTTTLFLLAPSWRYRTAADKREFVEQFVVRALVPQIRQ; encoded by the coding sequence ATGGAACCGAGCCGGCGATGGGGCGACGACCGCGCGATCCTCGACGACGAGGAGGCCCGCAGCCGAATCCTGGACGCCGCGGGCCGCTGCATCGTCCGGCGCGGCAACACCCAGTTCCGGATGGGCGAGGTGGCCGATGAGGCGGGGGTGTCACGGTCGACGGTGTACCGGTATTTCCCTGGCCGCGACGATGTCCTGCTGGGCCTGATGCTGGCGCGTGTGGACGACGCGATCTCGGAGTTGGTGCGGACGCTGCCCGCCCCCGACGACCCCGTTCGATCGGTGCCCGAGTTGGTGCTGGCCCGGGTGGAATCGGTGAATGGCAACGCGCTGAACGAAGCGTTGTTCGCCGCCGAGAGCACCGCGGTGGCCTCGGCGCTGGAGAAGGGTTCGGAACCCATCGTGGAGTTGCTGATGCGGCATTACGGTCCGCTGCTGACCCGGTGGAAAGCGGCGGGGTTGCTCTACCCCGACGTCGATTTCCGGTCGATCGTCCAGTGGTTGCACACCACGACCCTGTTTTTACTGGCTCCGTCGTGGCGATATCGCACCGCCGCGGACAAACGAGAATTCGTCGAGCAGTTCGTGGTGCGGGCTCTGGTGCCACAGATCAGACAATGA
- a CDS encoding phosphotransferase yields the protein MKTPVGQALSILGLAAHLGRGARRVATDALVGGRFGLPRTVDDIDPAVLSRVMGTTVRSIRVLSRDAGTSSRGRLVLTGKNVPESVFVKVAAQTAATRLVGELGRLGQTEVRFYRELAPQVIGVPYCYGTAFDASTGRYLLVLEDLPAESCEFPDTLHPLSADQASLIIELLAELHATFWDRLPRNGRGPMGWLYTASGDVTSLLTGSLMHTSIKRLAEHTTIPVDNGRFIADNYRAVAALIDTPPHTVMHGDAHPGNMYFHGGKAGLLDWQAVRRGHPSRELAYTLITSLTPEDRRANQRELLDDYRRALVASGGPDLDRDDLWLRFRQAALYAYVAPLITTGMGGMQAEDIAMEGLRRGVAALDDLETVAVLKSSL from the coding sequence ATGAAAACTCCTGTGGGACAGGCGCTTTCTATCCTCGGCCTGGCCGCGCACCTGGGCCGTGGCGCGCGTCGGGTGGCCACCGACGCGTTGGTGGGCGGCCGGTTCGGCCTACCGCGGACGGTCGACGACATCGACCCGGCGGTCCTGTCCCGGGTCATGGGAACGACCGTTCGGTCGATCCGCGTGCTGAGCAGGGACGCGGGCACGTCCTCGCGGGGCCGGCTGGTCCTGACCGGCAAGAACGTCCCCGAATCGGTGTTCGTCAAGGTCGCGGCACAGACCGCGGCTACCCGGCTGGTCGGCGAGCTGGGGCGCCTCGGACAGACCGAGGTGCGGTTCTATCGTGAGCTCGCGCCGCAGGTCATCGGCGTCCCCTATTGCTACGGCACGGCGTTCGACGCTTCGACCGGCCGCTACCTGCTGGTCCTGGAGGACCTGCCGGCCGAGTCGTGCGAGTTCCCGGACACCCTGCACCCGCTGTCGGCCGACCAGGCCAGCCTGATCATCGAGCTGCTGGCCGAGCTGCACGCCACCTTCTGGGACCGGCTGCCGCGCAACGGACGCGGCCCGATGGGCTGGCTGTACACCGCGTCCGGCGACGTCACGTCGCTGTTGACCGGTTCGCTGATGCACACCTCGATCAAGCGGCTCGCCGAACACACGACGATCCCGGTGGACAACGGCAGGTTCATCGCCGACAACTACCGCGCCGTCGCCGCGCTCATCGACACTCCCCCGCACACCGTCATGCACGGTGACGCTCACCCGGGGAACATGTACTTCCACGGCGGAAAGGCCGGGCTGCTGGACTGGCAGGCGGTGCGCAGGGGACACCCCTCCCGCGAACTGGCCTACACGCTGATCACCAGCCTGACGCCCGAAGACCGGCGGGCCAACCAGCGCGAGCTCCTCGACGACTACCGGCGGGCGCTGGTGGCGTCAGGCGGCCCCGACCTGGACCGCGACGACCTCTGGCTGCGGTTCCGCCAGGCGGCGCTGTACGCCTACGTCGCGCCGCTGATCACCACCGGCATGGGCGGGATGCAGGCCGAAGACATCGCGATGGAAGGCCTGCGCCGAGGCGTCGCGGCACTCGACGATCTGGAAACCGTCGCCGTCCTGAAGAGCTCCCTGTAG